Below is a window of Janthinobacterium lividum DNA.
TTTCCAAGATCGAGGCAGGCAAGCTGAGCGTGGAATACATCCGCTTCAATTTCCGCGAGCTGCTCGACGATATAGAACACGTGTTCGCGCCGCAGGCGGAAGCGAAAAATATCAGCCTGGAATTCGACATCGCGTATGACATTCCCATCGCCATCTGCGGCGACCCCAACCGTTTGCGCCAGATCATCGTCAATCTGCTGGGCAATGCCATCAAGTTCACGGAAACGGGCAAGGTCACCGTGAAAGTGGCAGTGTGCAGCGAGGATGCGCCCAGCGTGGGCTTGCGCTTCGAGGTGCACGACACGGGCATCGGCGTATCAAACGAGGCGCAGACGCGCATCTTCGAATCGTTCTCGCAGGCGGATGGCTCGACCACGCGCAAGCACGGCGGCACGGGCCTGGGACTGACGATCTCGAAACAGCTGGTGGAGCTGATGGGCGGCACTATCGGCGTCGATAATGCTTTAACGCAAGGATCGATCTTCTGGTTCGAAGTAAATTTCGATAAGCGGCGGGTCGACAGCGATGACCCGTCCTTCAACCTGAAAACCACGCGAGGGTTACGCGCCTTGATCGTCGACCACACACCCGCCACGCGCGCCGTGCTGGAGCGGCAACTGGCCAGCTGGCACATCGTCAGCGACAGCGCCGGCACGGCCAGCGACTGCCTGGGCAAGCTGCGCGCGGCCGCCCAGGCGGGCACACCGTATGGCGTGGCCATGCTCGACATGGAATTGCCACGCACCAGCGGCCTGGCCCTGGCCGCCACCATCAAGAGCGATCCACTGCTGGCCGACCTCAAATTACTGCTGCTGAGCACGGAACAGGCGGCGGCCGACCCCGTGCAGCGGCGCGAGGCCGGCGTGGCCTTCCAGCTGATCAAGCCAGCCCGCGAATGCGACCTGTTCGATTGCATCGTCACGCCGCCGCGCGCCAGCGACAGCCTGCGCATCCATCCGCCGCACGCAGCGCGGCAGTGGGCCGGCGCCAGCGCCGCCGCGTGCTGCTGGCCGAGGACAATCCCGTCAACGTGGAAGTGGCGCTGGCCATGCTCGACAGCCTGGGCCTGGACGTGGTCTGCGCGCGCAACGGCGAAGAAGCCTTGCAGGCGGCGCAGGCCGAGGATTTCGATTTGATCCTGATGGATTGTCAGATGCCCGTGATGGATGGCTTTGCCGCCACGGCGGAAATCCGCCGCCATGAACAGCAGTGCGGCCACGCGCGCGTGCTGCCCATCGTCGCCATCACAGCCAATGCGCTGCAGGGCGACCGCGAAGCATGCCTGGCGGCCGGCATGGACGATTACCTGAGCAAACCATTCACGCAGCAAGACCTGGGCCATACGATCGCGCGCTGGATCACCCTGCCGCGCGCGGCCAGCGTGCACCACAGCGAACTGCAGGAGGCATCGCCGGAGGTGCCGCCGCCGGCGCCCGCCCCCCAGCGGGCCAGCCGCTGAACCGGCAGGCGCTGGAAAATATCCGCGCCCTGTCGCGCGCCGATGGCGATGCGCTGCTCGAGCGGGTCATCCTCGCTTTCACCAGCGAAACACCGCGCCAACTGGCGGCCATGCGCGTAGCGATTGCCGGCGCGGATGCGG
It encodes the following:
- a CDS encoding response regulator; this encodes MLDSLGLDVVCARNGEEALQAAQAEDFDLILMDCQMPVMDGFAATAEIRRHEQQCGHARVLPIVAITANALQGDREACLAAGMDDYLSKPFTQQDLGHTIARWITLPRAASVHHSELQEASPEVPPPAPAPQRASR
- a CDS encoding ATP-binding protein, with product MFNFQRSSISQKLTMISVLSSGCALLLVFVAFALTSVLSHKNDEGKQLLSLAGVIGAASAAPLLVGKSAQPQAEQVLAALAARDEVAQAALFDRGGRLFALYRAPQHADGLAAPEDMDPALLADMAVQPVTQGAGTTLSPAMRLYRPVYRPGEPQQIIGAVLIEADLNHMWRDIGHHVGAIGGATVLSFLIAVFLARRFKSVIAEPITKLIDTAQKVSSSQTYSHRIAHQRSDELGVLIDSFNDMLAQIDSRDSTLANYRDQLERQVGVRTAQLEKAKDAAEAASQAKSAFLATMSHEIRTPMNGVLGMTELLLASPLSPQQRHYTSMVQRSGQNLLVIINDILDFSKIEAGKLSVEYIRFNFRELLDDIEHVFAPQAEAKNISLEFDIAYDIPIAICGDPNRLRQIIVNLLGNAIKFTETGKVTVKVAVCSEDAPSVGLRFEVHDTGIGVSNEAQTRIFESFSQADGSTTRKHGGTGLGLTISKQLVELMGGTIGVDNALTQGSIFWFEVNFDKRRVDSDDPSFNLKTTRGLRALIVDHTPATRAVLERQLASWHIVSDSAGTASDCLGKLRAAAQAGTPYGVAMLDMELPRTSGLALAATIKSDPLLADLKLLLLSTEQAAADPVQRREAGVAFQLIKPARECDLFDCIVTPPRASDSLRIHPPHAARQWAGASAAACCWPRTIPSTWKWRWPCSTAWAWTWSARATAKKPCRRRRPRISI